Genomic window (Trichomycterus rosablanca isolate fTriRos1 chromosome 27, fTriRos1.hap1, whole genome shotgun sequence):
CACCAAACTGCCCGAATAGGCTTCCTTGGATAAAAGCTTTTGCTAATTGCcacaaaatgtaaagaaaagtaaaagGAGATTGCTAAAGGTGAGGCTAtaaaggcatttttttttttttaccatacacAGAATGCAAATACACCACAGTAACTGTGTGGGTCATTTGGCTTTGGAAACGGATGGACACAACTTCCTAATCTGTCATATTTAAAAGAGATTAGGTAAGGCAAAATTGGTTTTGAAGATTGTCTTGTGCATGCTTATAAAATActtgtgtaaaacattatatttagatattagcTTAATTTAGGAGAATTCTAtaaaatttctggtaagattcTTTAGATTATGTAAAGATTTAGTGGTTAAATAGATCATGTTggcaaacaataaaatatgtacaCTTACCTGAAGCAAGAATTACCAGCAAACGGAGCTCCATCATGCTGAACAATCATTAATCCAGTACAATTCAGATCTAAAGTTGAAACTCTCACTCATGTTTGTTTGAATGACAAAAACTGTAAGGTCAGATTAATTTGCATATTgtggatttggaaaacaaagCAATTCCATAATTGTACTGGAATTCACAACCAGGAAATTCGGCCTCTGAGATAGAGATATGCAAAAGAACAGTGATCTGTAAGAAAGATAACATTGTTTGCCAAAACAAAGTTTATGAAAATCTGATATTGAAGCTTctcctaaaataaaaaagtttccAGTTCCGTATTGGAGATATTGAGCCATCTTCCTCAGACACAACtaaccatgtctgtatgtacatgCTCAACTAGCCAGCATGGGGGAAATCCCtaatgtaatttactgctgtacCACCGTAACGTcggaaataaatagtaaaactgATGTAACATACTTTTACAAATTTGAGTTTAACAGTGAAATTTTCAAAAAATctactgggtcaaaaatatacatacagcaagttatattattaatttcttGGTAATgtctataatttaatttaactcTGTAACAAGGTCTTTTAAATTGTCATTAGTGAGTTTTATGGACTTATATTGAGACTTTGCTGAGCTTATATAAACAGTTTAAATTCACCTGTTAAAAAGTACACAAAACTTTGCCAAAGTTTAGAAGAAATTTTAAGTTGCTAAAAGATAGGTGACACTGTCTAGTTGGAactgattaaataaatcaatgttCACTACTTTTCTACACAATCTTAACTATCAATACAAAACTAAAACTCAATGTTAATGTATGTAATTAATGTATGTATAGAAAACTGTGACAGattttcagaaaacccacaataattGCAccactttgcaaaaaaaaaaaaaaaaaaaaaaaaaaaaaaaaaaaaaaaaaaaaaaaaaaaaattaacaacaaCCAAGATTTACAAGCATCTACTGTATATCGTGGAGGAACTTCAGCTGACTCAATGTCTTACTCATACACGCCTTTgtgacaataaaaaacaaatagccacaaacattccaaaatcttgtgcaAAACCTTCATCAAACAGTAAAGGCTGAGACTGTCACAAAGGTGGAAATCCTGTTATGACTGTCTCTTAccattgtatttaaaaataattaccaACAACCAAcagttttttgttcattttcaaGTTTAATCTGGCTCCTTAATAATTCATACAGATTCCTGGTCCACTGTTTAAcaggaagaatacatttacataattCACTGTCTGGAATTCTAGGAACACCATAAATTAGCCTGGGGCTTGTTCTGGTGCACTGTCAACCTTAATGATCATGGTCTCTAATTTGAAGGATACCGAACCactgttgttttaaaaaaaaaaaaaaaaaaaaggacaactTTTTACCAAAATCTGTACCATCTTGGAAACCATGGCCGAACGGCCTAGACATCATGAATATATCTgcatatgagggatcttcaaaaagtttctgcacttttatattttggttggaaatggtgagggtgggaggagtagtaactggttgtgtctgagagactgagaggcgTTAACAGTTCTAATGCTGATGGCATTAGAAACGTGGTACCAAGCTGGTATAAAATGCATCAGCAGGTGAAGATGTAGAAATGTGATGTTCTTaataaaaagagtaaaaaaaaagtgtggaaactttttgaagaaccctcttgtgtatatgtataaataagtgAAACTGTCAAATCATAAATGATCTAGTACTGGAAAATGCCTTTACGGCTTATAAAATCTTCTTGTGATAGTTGTTCAGGGAATAAATGTTTCAAAATATTTATCTCCAAAGATCACTGAAAGGGCAACAACGTGGCAACGTCAGTCAGTTATCTTCCCTCAAGCTGATGAAGAAAATCCAGGGGTATGTTTGTGAAAAAGCGCAAAAAGAAACAGGTTAACCACTGAGAACTGTTCTAAACTCTCCATATCCACCTCATCACGCCTCCTCATTTCTTCTTCTTGTCCTGAGTGGTGGTGAACCAGGCATCCAAAAGCTTTTTGCTGTAGTAGATTTGCCAGGCATGAACCTGCACTGCCACCACCATGAGCAGGTAGAGAACTGAGACTGCGGAAAAGCCAAAAATGAAGCGGTACGCCTTGCCATGCCGGTACAGCTGCTGTGCCACGGGGAACATCTCCATGGCACCGTAAATGATGGGCGCCACACAAAAGAGCCCTGCGCCAATCATTGACACGGCCAGGTAGCCGATGTTGTTCCTGGGCAGAGCCATGAAGCTGAGAAGTGTGGGTACAATGCTCAGCAGATATGGGTACTCCCACTGGTATGGGCTTGCCACCAGTTTGTGAGAGAGCAAATTCAGCTGGCTCACCAACACCTGTGCCAGCACCAGCGCCCACAGTGCCACGTGTGCCATGTTCAGCTTTCGGAGCTCTGATTTTAGTGCCACGCTGGTGCAGGAAAGAGgataaattaaaataagttaACAAGGGGAGAGATTTGCTATTCTTTAAAGTGCTGTATACAGCCACACAACATGTTGCAGTGTTCAATATGCACAACATTACAGATGATTTAAGAAATATTCACTATTTTGAGCTAATTCAAAGTAAAGTATATAAAGATGTGGGTTACATAAGTATTTTTACAGTCTTTGATAACCACGGCACAGATCAATGAATGGAAACAAAACAATTTGGAAAGCAATAatgtttgctttttttaattatttaccaATCACAGAAGGATCCCTACACACCTCAACTGGTAATGTGACGCCACACGTTCCCGGTGCTGAAAATCACTTCCATCTGTCCCCTCGACTCTTGGTCCAGCCCGTGAAGCCATAACGAAGAAACTGTGAACAAACAAGTcacacttttaaaaaaaaatttgcccAGTTGATCAGATATAATTTATTAGTTATTCATTAGCTGTTTTTGGATTGCAATCTGCTACAACATGAGGGACAGTAAGTTAGGCTTTACGTTGCCACAGGTTTCAAAGTTACAGTACACAAAAGGCCCTACTACAAAATTAGCACCTTAGGGATTGATTATTACTTATTTTCTTGACAACCTTGGCACAAACAACTGTTCCACGTGCTTATTTATCAATGATAAATATGTAGctaaaatgcaaaacaaaaactGATACCAAACTAGAttcaaaatgtttttatatacacatatgcaATATGTGTCAATTTACAACTCAATAATACCAAACTCAATAAGACCATCTGCTGTACGGAAAACTGTTACATCACTATAAGTCATTCACTTGCAGTGAAATTATCCTTAAGTCGTTTTATTTGGTCGTTTTTGCAAACCATTTCGCGGACatacataaatatttttgcTAACAAAGTATAACATAACAgtaaacttatttatttaagctttatATAGTGTATTGGAGCTTAGTGCTGACGTTTCATACCAACCGAACTTTGCAGGAAAGTAAGTTGACAAGTGCCATTCTAACTACATATTTATTGAATAAGTAAAtataattattcttattattaactTGTTAGTAAACATAAACAGTATTAAAGAACATATATTGTATTCTAACATAACTTACCGTAGCGAAAAACACCGGGCTGCTTCAAGCAAGCGTACTAAAGCACCATGAAGGCCAAATTCCAAACAACTTTGTCTACCCTACATAGATAGGGACCCTTAGCTGTCTTTCAAACAGTATTGAACCGCCCTAACTAGGTTCACTATATATTTACTCCATTTGCATTTGGCATTTAACCATTGCCAAAAACAGTTCTTTCTCGGGTTTCTCATTCCTACAATAAAGCTCACTAGCGACACCTGAAGTCTTTAAATAAGAattacagtcgacccttgacttacgaatttaattggttccgaagggctgttcttaagtcaaaatcttcgttagttaaacctattttccccataagaattaatgtaaatagaattaatccgtgccagacctcccaaaccaccccttaCCTAatctctctaatgtcttaaattgtcttttttgttataaatacaaatatattttccttaaatcttaaattataaaataaacattactgtaataaacaataacacacaGTAGAATTgaacataaaacacatacatcacatttcacacaccataatacaccatcacatacaccataaaacatttccttcttttttattaaaatgtatctaccagaaacaacaataattctcatatttctctattatttccttctttatttcaatagtattgaattttgtaggtgtaattgtaCAAAAGAAACAATACTATACCCAGTCGACTTTCTTCTTctccctcactcactgtcccctctgtctgatacacagtgacatctactggcaggagtaattatacaacaacaaatgtaatgtttctcagctctgcaccctctctgcaccttatttggggacattttaatattgaaaacaccgtccgctgtccgaatgttcactcactgtatatatacagagagagattCTAGTCAACTATAATGTAGCCatgtaatccaaaatttgtttgtacgttaagttgaaaaagatcgttcgtaacccgaaatgttcgtatggtaaaccgttcgtaactcaagggttgACTGTATTCAAATTTCTGAAGGTGATTTGAAAGCCAAaccattttattgtatttgttcacttttgccaagttcacactacacgactttccgagtcgtcgggtcgctgtacagttcacactacatgactggatcccttgtaatcgggagtctttcaagtcggtgtgtatttcacactacacgactgatcggtaatagggggtttcacactacaccatctatcaccaactagaatcgcaggcgagcttctttggtctcccaaactacgttttgtcattaaaacaaacgcgagaagtgacgaggggtttaacgataccacgtccaaaaatgcacgtcaacaagtagtgagcaatcaaagtttgtgcgctgatgtgcagcgtaaaatcaaataggaaaaataaatgaatctgagtggatttggctacgtgaacagcatggattgttctgtagtgagttggaggttaataaatatctttgcaatgcaacgttggtgttatgtagAGAACGatgaggtcagaaatactgtaaaacttgtgtgtgtgctgatgtattctgatataaactatattacgcccctgtcccacctttttacaacttctcccctgcatttcccctcacactgtatcttgcgttctcattggctgttcgacatagcactcattgccagtcgggcaactcagatccagatatctgacatgctaaaaatgtagtgtagtgtgaactaggcattacactGATTGTTTATCACGACGTGTAGGAATCTAGTACAGGGCACCAAACGTTTACACATTAACTCACCTAGGGGAAATTTAGATAAGTCATACtataaaatacatattattGTTAAGAGAtgtgaaaaaaaacaaagaaacctGAGGTTtaacttttaattattacaaaaGAGAGCGCATTAAAATCCCCTGGTAACTTACCTTACTGTAACTAACAATCCTCATGATAACATGATCCCCATGAACATTGAAATCTTACTTTTAATGGTAGACAGGTGTTAGCACaggcactttgactggcctgtgacTTCGCAGCCCCATACAAAGAAGGATTTAAAGCACTTTATGTTGTAAACATTCTGTTCACCTAATCGCGAGCATTAAAGTCTTAAATCTGCAGTTAAGGCCACAGTAGTTCTTCTTTTGCTCTGGTATTGATACTTGAGCCTTCATGTCCTTTGGCATCAATTAATCT
Coding sequences:
- the jagn1b gene encoding protein jagunal homolog 1-B yields the protein MASRAGPRVEGTDGSDFQHRERVASHYQLSVALKSELRKLNMAHVALWALVLAQVLVSQLNLLSHKLVASPYQWEYPYLLSIVPTLLSFMALPRNNIGYLAVSMIGAGLFCVAPIIYGAMEMFPVAQQLYRHGKAYRFIFGFSAVSVLYLLMVVAVQVHAWQIYYSKKLLDAWFTTTQDKKKK